From Streptomyces sp. NBC_00370, a single genomic window includes:
- a CDS encoding WhiB family transcriptional regulator, translated as MDWRHNAVCREEDPELFFPIGNTGPALLQIEEAKAVCRRCPVMEQCLQWALESGQDSGVWGGLSEDERRAMKRRAARNRARNATA; from the coding sequence ATGGACTGGCGTCACAACGCCGTTTGCCGCGAGGAAGACCCCGAGCTGTTCTTCCCCATCGGCAACACCGGTCCTGCGCTGCTGCAGATCGAGGAAGCCAAGGCCGTCTGCCGTCGCTGCCCCGTCATGGAGCAGTGCCTGCAGTGGGCGCTTGAGTCCGGCCAGGACTCGGGCGTCTGGGGTGGCCTCAGCGAGGACGAGCGCCGCGCGATGAAGCGCCGTGCCGCTCGCAACCGGGCGCGTAACGCGACCGCCTGA
- a CDS encoding diacylglycerol/lipid kinase family protein, giving the protein MRALLVVNPAATTTSARTRDVLIHALASEMKLEAVTTEYRGHARDLGRKAAESEDIELVVALGGDGTVNEVVNGLLHNGPDPDRLPRLAVVPGGSTNVFARALGIPNDAVEATGAILDALRDGSGRTVGLGLAAGTPGTDDEGVPSRWFTFCAGFGLVAGVVGRVEQQRERGKRSTHALYVRQVIRQFLEEPHRRQGMITLERPGADPVTDLVLSIVCNTGPWTYLGNRPVYGSPGASFDTALDVIGLSRLSSAAVARYATQLLTSTPEKGLHGKHAVALHDLTDFTLHSKVPLPFQLDGDHLGLRTSVTFTGVRRALRVIV; this is encoded by the coding sequence ATGCGCGCACTCCTCGTGGTCAATCCGGCAGCAACCACCACCAGTGCCCGGACACGTGACGTTCTGATCCACGCACTCGCCAGCGAGATGAAGCTGGAGGCCGTCACGACGGAGTACCGCGGACACGCGCGCGACCTCGGCAGGAAGGCGGCCGAGTCCGAGGACATCGAGCTGGTCGTCGCCCTCGGCGGGGACGGCACGGTCAACGAGGTCGTGAACGGGCTGCTGCACAACGGCCCCGATCCGGACCGGCTGCCCCGGCTGGCCGTCGTGCCCGGCGGCTCCACCAATGTCTTCGCACGGGCGCTCGGCATCCCCAACGACGCCGTGGAGGCCACCGGAGCGATCTTGGACGCCCTGCGGGACGGCAGCGGCCGTACGGTCGGTCTGGGGCTCGCCGCGGGCACTCCAGGTACGGACGACGAAGGGGTGCCGTCGCGCTGGTTCACGTTCTGCGCCGGATTCGGACTCGTGGCCGGGGTCGTCGGCCGGGTCGAACAGCAGCGGGAGCGCGGGAAGCGTTCGACGCACGCCCTTTACGTGCGCCAGGTGATACGCCAGTTCCTCGAAGAGCCGCACCGCAGACAGGGGATGATCACCCTGGAGCGGCCCGGCGCCGACCCGGTGACCGATCTCGTGCTGTCCATAGTCTGTAACACGGGCCCCTGGACCTACCTGGGGAATCGTCCGGTGTACGGCTCCCCCGGCGCCTCTTTCGACACGGCTCTGGACGTGATCGGACTGAGCCGGCTGTCGTCGGCGGCGGTCGCCAGATACGCGACTCAGCTGCTCACTTCGACGCCCGAAAAGGGCCTTCATGGGAAGCATGCCGTCGCCCTGCACGACCTGACGGACTTCACCTTGCATTCAAAGGTCCCCCTGCCCTTCCAACTGGACGGCGACCACCTGGGACTGCGAACGAGCGTGACGTTCACAGGCGTACGCCGTGCACTGCGTGTGATTGTGTGA
- a CDS encoding carbohydrate ABC transporter permease, producing MTTTAATPVAAATPAPARTAGKRSRKRGKLGWNIVGLLVFVAIGFPVYWMLNTAFKPAKEAIDPNPHFFPRTFTLANFQRALDIADFWGPVTRSLIVSAAAVLIAIVVGLLAALAISRFAFRGRKIVIVGILAVQMVPLVAMIIPVFLLLNDLKQYDKLSGLVLTYLTLTLPFTVWTLRGFIVNIPKELEEAAMVDGCSRTGAFVRVVFPLLAPGLVATSVYGFIQAWNEYLYALMLMSQQNQTATVWLSNFSTKHGTEFAPMMAGSTMMAVPIVVLFLIVQRKMAAGLTAGAVKG from the coding sequence GTGACCACGACCGCCGCGACCCCTGTCGCCGCCGCCACCCCGGCGCCCGCCCGCACCGCGGGCAAGCGCTCCCGCAAGAGGGGCAAGCTCGGCTGGAACATCGTCGGGCTGCTGGTCTTCGTCGCCATCGGCTTCCCCGTCTACTGGATGCTGAACACGGCGTTCAAGCCGGCCAAGGAAGCGATCGACCCGAACCCGCACTTCTTCCCCCGGACCTTCACCCTGGCCAACTTCCAGCGCGCGCTGGACATCGCCGACTTCTGGGGCCCGGTCACCCGCTCGCTGATCGTCTCGGCCGCCGCCGTCCTCATCGCGATCGTGGTCGGACTGCTCGCGGCGCTCGCCATCTCCCGGTTCGCCTTCCGCGGCCGCAAGATCGTGATCGTCGGCATCCTCGCCGTCCAGATGGTCCCGCTGGTCGCCATGATCATCCCGGTCTTCCTGCTGCTGAACGACCTCAAGCAGTACGACAAGCTCAGCGGGCTCGTCCTCACCTATCTGACGCTGACCCTGCCCTTCACGGTGTGGACGCTGCGCGGGTTCATCGTCAACATCCCCAAGGAGCTGGAAGAAGCGGCGATGGTCGACGGGTGCAGCCGCACCGGCGCCTTCGTCCGCGTGGTCTTCCCGCTGCTCGCCCCCGGCCTGGTCGCCACCTCCGTCTACGGCTTCATCCAGGCGTGGAACGAGTACCTCTACGCCCTGATGCTGATGAGCCAGCAGAACCAGACGGCGACCGTATGGCTGTCCAACTTCTCCACCAAGCATGGAACCGAGTTCGCACCGATGATGGCCGGCTCCACGATGATGGCTGTGCCCATCGTGGTCCTCTTCCTCATCGTCCAGCGCAAGATGGCCGCAGGTCTGACGGCCGGCGCGGTGAAGGGATAA
- a CDS encoding extracellular solute-binding protein translates to MKRKLIAAVGVAGMLVSIAACGSDSKSDNGSSKSEDAKALTVWLTVDAQNNWPDLVKAADAALVKKHPGVKIKHEYYGWPDKNTKLDAVLATDKAPDVVEMGNTEMLGYMVKGAFAPVDASKFDNSGAWLDGLKQSVTYSGKTYGVPYYAGGRVGNWRKDVAKKAGITAPPKTYAELTSDLDKIQKKEGTKFNAWYQPSRDWYAAMSFVYDAGGSIATDNGGTFKANLSSAESLKGLNDWKNIEDKYMHGDKTKDESDRFTIYGQGKSGMIFGAAWEGASAEDPKADTTGKLKGNLENFVMPGPSGKNMPVFLGGSDLAVPVKSKAQDLAAEWINDFTGAQGQKGLVAKGNLPNNTTDLAPMKSDPATAVPATAAESSWFVPQAPGWGQVEKAQVLQTMLQSIATGKASVEDAAKTADAAIDKVINTK, encoded by the coding sequence GTGAAGCGCAAGCTCATCGCGGCGGTCGGCGTCGCGGGCATGTTGGTCAGCATCGCGGCGTGTGGCTCGGACAGCAAGTCCGACAACGGGTCTTCGAAGTCGGAGGACGCCAAAGCACTCACCGTGTGGCTGACGGTGGATGCCCAGAACAACTGGCCGGACCTGGTGAAGGCAGCCGATGCCGCACTGGTCAAGAAGCACCCCGGCGTCAAGATCAAGCACGAGTACTACGGCTGGCCCGACAAGAACACCAAGCTCGACGCCGTCCTCGCCACCGACAAGGCGCCGGACGTGGTGGAGATGGGCAACACCGAGATGCTCGGCTACATGGTGAAGGGCGCCTTCGCCCCGGTCGACGCCTCGAAGTTCGACAACTCCGGCGCCTGGCTGGACGGCCTCAAGCAGTCCGTGACCTACTCGGGCAAGACCTACGGTGTGCCGTACTACGCCGGCGGCCGCGTGGGCAACTGGCGCAAGGACGTCGCCAAGAAGGCCGGCATCACCGCGCCGCCGAAGACCTACGCCGAGCTGACCTCCGACCTGGACAAGATCCAGAAGAAGGAGGGGACCAAGTTCAACGCCTGGTACCAGCCCTCCCGTGACTGGTACGCGGCGATGTCCTTCGTCTACGACGCCGGCGGCTCCATAGCCACCGACAACGGCGGCACGTTCAAGGCCAACCTCTCCTCGGCGGAGTCGCTCAAGGGCCTGAACGACTGGAAGAACATCGAAGACAAGTACATGCACGGCGACAAGACCAAGGACGAGTCGGACCGTTTCACCATCTACGGTCAGGGCAAGTCCGGCATGATCTTCGGCGCCGCCTGGGAAGGCGCGTCCGCCGAGGACCCGAAGGCCGACACCACCGGCAAGCTCAAGGGCAACCTCGAGAACTTCGTGATGCCCGGTCCTTCCGGCAAGAACATGCCCGTCTTCCTGGGCGGTTCGGACCTGGCCGTCCCGGTCAAGTCCAAGGCGCAGGACCTCGCCGCCGAGTGGATCAACGACTTCACCGGCGCGCAGGGCCAGAAGGGCCTCGTCGCCAAGGGCAACCTGCCCAACAACACCACGGACCTCGCTCCCATGAAGAGCGACCCGGCCACGGCAGTGCCGGCCACCGCCGCCGAGTCCAGCTGGTTCGTCCCGCAGGCTCCGGGCTGGGGACAGGTCGAGAAGGCCCAGGTACTGCAGACGATGCTGCAGTCCATCGCCACCGGCAAGGCGTCGGTCGAGGACGCCGCGAAGACCGCGGACGCCGCGATCGACAAGGTCATCAACACCAAGTGA
- the nagB gene encoding glucosamine-6-phosphate deaminase: MEVVIVQDAAAGGEIVADSIARLLRRKRDALIGVATGSTPLPVYLALAAQRRAGAVDVSDARIAQLDEYVGLPAGHPESYRSVVLREVVAPLGLSEKSFMGPDGGADDVQAACEVYDKALAEAGGVDLQLLGIGTDGHIGFNEPCSSLASRTRIKTLTEQTRVDNARFFDNDIDQVPHHVITQGIGTILEARHLVLLATGESKAEAVAQAVEGPVAALVPASALQLHPHATVVVDEAAASKLKLADYFRATYASKPDWQGL, translated from the coding sequence GTGGAAGTTGTCATCGTCCAGGACGCCGCGGCAGGCGGCGAGATCGTCGCGGACAGCATCGCCCGCCTGCTGCGGCGCAAGCGCGACGCGCTGATCGGGGTCGCCACGGGCTCGACCCCGCTGCCCGTGTATCTGGCGCTGGCGGCCCAGCGCCGCGCGGGGGCCGTGGATGTCTCGGACGCCCGGATCGCGCAGCTCGACGAGTACGTCGGACTGCCCGCCGGCCACCCCGAGTCGTACCGCTCGGTGGTGCTGCGCGAGGTCGTGGCGCCGCTGGGGCTCTCCGAGAAGTCCTTCATGGGCCCGGACGGCGGGGCCGACGACGTGCAGGCCGCCTGCGAGGTGTACGACAAGGCGCTCGCCGAGGCCGGCGGGGTGGACCTCCAGCTGCTCGGCATAGGCACCGACGGGCACATCGGCTTCAACGAGCCGTGCTCGTCGCTCGCCTCACGCACCCGGATCAAGACGCTGACCGAGCAGACCCGGGTGGACAACGCGCGCTTCTTCGACAACGACATCGACCAGGTGCCGCACCACGTCATCACCCAGGGCATCGGGACCATCCTGGAGGCGCGCCATCTGGTGCTCCTCGCGACCGGCGAGTCCAAGGCCGAGGCCGTGGCGCAGGCCGTCGAGGGCCCGGTGGCCGCGCTGGTGCCGGCCTCAGCGCTGCAACTGCACCCGCACGCCACGGTCGTGGTGGACGAGGCGGCGGCGTCCAAGCTGAAGCTGGCCGACTACTTCCGCGCCACCTACGCCTCCAAGCCGGACTGGCAGGGCCTCTGA
- a CDS encoding glycoside hydrolase family 3 protein: MTTITTSTDTLTRDALAVLQPGFVGTTVPDWVLRRIGEGLSSVALFGRNVAEAEQLAALTARLRAERPDVLVAIDEEGGDVTRLEVRTGSSFPGNYALGSVDDTDLTRDVARELGRRLAECGVNFNWAPSADVNSNRDNPVIGVRSFGADPALVARHTAAYVEGLQSAGVAACTKHFPGHGDTAVDSHHAMPRVDVDLDTVHARDLLPFRAAIAAGSKSVMSAHILLPALDPHHPATLSPRILTGLLRGELGFEGLIVTDGIEMQAVASAYGIERGSVLAIAAGADAICVGGGLADEGTVLRLRDALVAAVRNGELPEERLADAAARVRDLADWTHRVRGASGPGAAAQEGTAPGAVKSAPVGLVAARRAVRVSGEVTPLTSAPYVAAFTPVANIAVGNDTPWGVGAELARLLPGTETGSYTAGDDGARAVAAQVVEAAGDRTVVAVVRDVHRHAWMAEALDALLAVRPGTVVVEMGVNEAEPRGAVHIATHGAARVCGEAAAEVITGRTAG; the protein is encoded by the coding sequence ATGACCACCATCACCACCAGTACGGACACGCTGACGCGTGACGCGCTCGCGGTCCTGCAGCCCGGCTTCGTCGGCACCACGGTCCCCGACTGGGTGCTGCGCCGCATCGGCGAAGGACTCTCCTCGGTCGCCCTGTTCGGCCGCAACGTCGCCGAGGCGGAGCAACTGGCCGCGCTCACCGCCCGGCTGCGCGCCGAGCGCCCCGACGTCCTGGTCGCCATCGACGAGGAGGGCGGCGACGTCACCCGGCTCGAAGTGCGCACCGGCTCGTCCTTCCCCGGCAACTACGCCCTCGGCTCCGTCGACGACACCGACCTCACCCGGGACGTGGCGCGCGAACTCGGCCGCAGGCTCGCCGAGTGCGGGGTCAACTTCAACTGGGCGCCTTCCGCCGACGTCAACTCCAACCGCGACAACCCCGTCATCGGCGTACGGTCCTTCGGGGCCGACCCCGCGCTGGTGGCCCGGCACACCGCCGCCTACGTGGAGGGCCTGCAGTCCGCCGGGGTCGCCGCCTGCACCAAGCACTTCCCCGGACACGGCGACACCGCGGTCGACTCGCACCACGCGATGCCCAGGGTCGACGTGGACTTGGACACAGTCCACGCCCGTGACCTGCTGCCTTTCCGCGCGGCCATCGCGGCGGGTTCCAAATCGGTGATGAGCGCGCATATCCTGCTCCCCGCGCTCGACCCGCACCACCCGGCGACACTGAGCCCGCGGATCCTCACCGGTCTGCTGCGCGGCGAACTCGGGTTCGAGGGTCTGATCGTCACCGACGGCATCGAGATGCAGGCCGTCGCCTCGGCGTACGGAATCGAGCGCGGCTCCGTCCTCGCGATCGCCGCGGGCGCCGACGCCATCTGTGTCGGCGGCGGGCTGGCGGACGAGGGCACCGTACTGCGGCTGCGCGACGCCCTGGTCGCCGCGGTACGGAACGGCGAACTGCCCGAGGAGCGACTGGCCGACGCGGCCGCGCGGGTGCGCGACCTCGCCGACTGGACTCATCGGGTGAGGGGGGCTTCGGGGCCGGGCGCGGCTGCACAGGAGGGGACCGCGCCCGGCGCCGTGAAGAGCGCGCCGGTCGGTCTGGTCGCCGCCCGCCGCGCGGTACGCGTGAGCGGTGAGGTCACCCCGCTCACGTCGGCGCCGTACGTCGCCGCCTTCACCCCCGTCGCGAACATCGCCGTGGGCAACGACACCCCGTGGGGCGTCGGGGCCGAGCTGGCGCGGCTGCTGCCCGGCACGGAGACCGGCTCGTACACCGCCGGTGACGACGGGGCGCGGGCCGTGGCCGCCCAGGTGGTCGAAGCGGCGGGCGACCGTACCGTGGTCGCCGTCGTACGGGACGTCCACCGGCACGCCTGGATGGCGGAGGCGCTGGACGCGCTGCTCGCGGTCCGGCCGGGGACGGTCGTGGTCGAGATGGGCGTCAACGAGGCGGAGCCCAGGGGAGCGGTGCACATCGCCACCCACGGGGCCGCCCGGGTCTGCGGCGAGGCCGCCGCCGAGGTCATCACCGGTCGTACGGCGGGCTGA
- a CDS encoding DUF3311 domain-containing protein, which produces MLDNPEEKPPTVTPLRVVIGVCLLAPFVAMLWVGSYAKVDPAFIGIPFFYWYQLLWVFISTALTMTAYKLWQRDQRARKGGASR; this is translated from the coding sequence ATGCTGGACAACCCGGAAGAAAAACCGCCCACGGTGACACCGCTGCGGGTGGTGATCGGCGTCTGTCTGCTGGCACCGTTCGTGGCGATGCTCTGGGTCGGGTCGTACGCGAAGGTCGACCCGGCGTTCATCGGCATCCCCTTCTTCTACTGGTACCAGCTGCTGTGGGTCTTCATCTCGACCGCGCTGACCATGACCGCCTACAAGCTGTGGCAGCGTGACCAGCGCGCCCGCAAGGGAGGTGCGTCGCGATGA
- a CDS encoding sensor histidine kinase, with amino-acid sequence MNDLVRQHTALSESDLEWLHLLVSEWQLLSDLSFADLVLWVPTRDGTRYVSVAQMRPNTGPTSYQDDMVGHLIPRGRRPLLDAALDEGRIVREGDPEWREEVPVRVESIPVRRDGRVLGVIARNTNLLTVRTPSRLELTYLQSASDLAQMIAAGSFPYPGEQVDMDASPRVGDGLIRLDADGVVQYASPNALSAYHRLGLASDLVGQHLGRATDELAPARGPVDEALVKLASGYAPKETEVESAVGVIQLRAIPLKPKGTRIGSLVLLRDVTELRRRERELITKDATIREIHHRVKNNLQTVAALLRLQSRRMDSEQGREALNEAVRRVGSIAIVHETLSQNLDERVEFDEIADRVLAMVSEISPGKVVCRRSGRFGILDAEVATPLSMVLTEILQNALEHAFAPADQGRVDVSVIRSGETPGKQRSEGARSDARLLITVQDDGRGLPEGFDPQRAGNLGLQIVRTLVEGELGGSFDMVPAPERGTQVVLDIPVEPQK; translated from the coding sequence ATGAACGACCTCGTACGCCAGCACACCGCCCTGAGCGAGTCCGATCTCGAGTGGCTCCATCTGCTGGTCTCCGAGTGGCAGCTGCTCTCCGACCTGTCCTTCGCCGACCTGGTGCTGTGGGTCCCCACCCGCGACGGCACCCGCTACGTGTCCGTCGCACAGATGCGCCCCAACACCGGACCCACGTCCTACCAGGACGACATGGTCGGCCATCTGATCCCGCGCGGCCGGCGCCCGCTGCTCGACGCGGCCCTCGACGAGGGGCGCATCGTCAGGGAGGGCGACCCCGAGTGGCGCGAGGAGGTGCCGGTACGGGTCGAGTCCATTCCCGTACGGCGCGACGGCCGGGTGCTCGGCGTGATCGCGCGCAACACCAACCTGCTCACCGTCCGCACGCCGAGCCGGCTGGAGCTCACGTATCTCCAGTCCGCCTCCGACCTGGCGCAGATGATCGCCGCCGGCTCGTTCCCCTACCCCGGCGAACAGGTCGACATGGACGCGTCCCCGCGCGTCGGTGACGGGCTGATCCGGCTCGACGCCGACGGGGTCGTCCAGTACGCGAGCCCCAACGCCCTGTCCGCCTACCACCGGCTGGGGCTCGCCTCCGACCTCGTCGGCCAGCACCTGGGCCGGGCCACCGACGAACTCGCGCCCGCGCGTGGCCCGGTGGACGAGGCGCTGGTCAAACTGGCCAGCGGGTACGCCCCCAAGGAGACCGAGGTGGAGAGCGCCGTCGGGGTCATCCAGCTCCGGGCCATCCCGCTCAAACCCAAGGGCACCCGCATCGGTTCACTGGTGCTGCTGCGCGACGTCACGGAACTCCGGCGCCGCGAGCGTGAATTGATAACGAAGGACGCGACCATCCGGGAGATTCACCACCGGGTGAAGAACAATCTCCAGACGGTAGCTGCGCTGCTCAGGCTCCAGTCCCGGCGGATGGACTCCGAGCAGGGCAGGGAAGCGCTCAACGAGGCGGTACGGCGCGTCGGTTCGATCGCGATCGTGCATGAGACGCTTTCACAGAATCTTGACGAGCGGGTGGAATTCGACGAGATCGCCGACCGGGTTCTCGCAATGGTTTCCGAAATTTCACCCGGCAAGGTCGTCTGCCGACGGTCCGGCAGGTTCGGGATTCTCGACGCCGAAGTGGCCACGCCGCTTTCCATGGTGCTGACGGAAATTCTGCAGAACGCCCTTGAACACGCTTTCGCCCCCGCGGACCAGGGCCGGGTCGACGTCTCCGTGATCCGCTCGGGTGAGACGCCGGGCAAACAGCGGAGCGAGGGCGCCCGTTCGGACGCCCGGCTGCTGATCACCGTCCAGGACGACGGCCGTGGGCTGCCCGAGGGGTTCGACCCGCAGCGGGCGGGCAACCTCGGGCTGCAGATCGTACGGACGCTGGTGGAGGGCGAGTTGGGCGGCAGCTTCGACATGGTGCCGGCCCCGGAGCGCGGCACCCAGGTGGTGCTGGACATCCCCGTCGAGCCGCAGAAGTGA
- a CDS encoding carbohydrate ABC transporter permease, with translation MSAAETTTVKVPPARRDPQPGTAPGRPGKPGGKRRTGGSSIPWLLLAPGLLVIGLVFGYPLVRLVTLSFQKFGQPQLWGFQPAESAGFSNFTEVLGDSEFWTVALRTVVFAAVCVILTLVLGMLVALLLQRVSGWVKTLINIALIASWGMPVVVAITIFKWMFDSDYGVLNWLLSRVPGVDLIGHNWFASGTQGLAVIILLVVWGAVPFVAITLTAGLTQVPAELEEAARLDGAGAWGVFRHVTMPLLKPIVVMLATLSVIWDMGVFPQVFVMRDGHPEAEFQLLTTYSYDKAFVVNDYSQGSAIALITVALLLGVIAVYMRQMLKIGEVE, from the coding sequence ATGAGTGCCGCAGAGACAACCACTGTGAAGGTGCCGCCGGCGCGGCGCGACCCACAACCGGGCACCGCACCCGGCAGACCCGGGAAGCCCGGCGGAAAGCGCAGAACGGGCGGGAGTTCGATCCCCTGGCTGCTGCTCGCGCCAGGACTGCTCGTCATCGGTCTCGTCTTCGGCTACCCGCTGGTGCGGCTGGTCACCCTGTCGTTCCAGAAGTTCGGCCAGCCTCAGCTGTGGGGCTTCCAGCCGGCCGAGTCGGCAGGCTTCAGCAACTTCACCGAGGTGCTCGGCGACAGCGAGTTCTGGACGGTCGCCCTGCGCACCGTCGTCTTCGCCGCGGTCTGCGTCATCCTGACGCTGGTCCTCGGCATGCTGGTCGCGCTGCTCCTGCAGCGCGTGTCCGGCTGGGTGAAGACCCTCATCAACATCGCCCTGATCGCGAGCTGGGGCATGCCCGTCGTCGTCGCCATCACCATCTTCAAGTGGATGTTCGACTCCGACTACGGCGTCCTCAACTGGCTGCTCAGCAGGGTCCCCGGGGTCGATCTGATCGGCCACAACTGGTTCGCCAGCGGCACCCAGGGCCTCGCCGTGATCATCCTGCTGGTGGTCTGGGGCGCCGTACCGTTCGTCGCCATCACCCTCACCGCGGGACTCACCCAGGTACCCGCCGAACTCGAAGAGGCGGCGCGCCTCGACGGCGCCGGCGCCTGGGGTGTCTTCCGGCACGTCACCATGCCGCTCCTCAAGCCCATCGTCGTCATGCTGGCGACCCTGTCGGTCATCTGGGACATGGGCGTCTTCCCGCAGGTGTTCGTGATGCGCGACGGCCACCCCGAGGCCGAGTTCCAGCTGCTCACCACCTACTCGTACGACAAGGCGTTCGTCGTCAACGACTACTCCCAGGGCTCGGCCATCGCACTGATCACGGTCGCGCTGCTGCTGGGCGTGATCGCCGTCTACATGCGCCAGATGCTGAAGATCGGAGAGGTGGAGTGA
- a CDS encoding SIS domain-containing protein produces MSESEQPGLIMAGEMAEQPAVLRRILRDGAPGVREVAAAIRERRPRFVLLSARGTSDHAALYAKYLLEIRRGMPCGLASMSTITAYGARPDLTDVLVITVSQSGGSPDLVTSTQAARDAGAITLAVTNSPDSPLAAVSEFHIDVLAGPEKALPATKTYTATLLALYLFVEGLGGGDGVAAAVLPDLAEEILSRRAEVRTLASRYRFADRMVLTSRGYGYPTAKEAALKLMETSYIPALAYSGADLLHGPLAMVDNISPVIAVVPDGKGGEVLRPVLDRLRGRGADLVVIGPKWEVETASAGFVLPTDGVAEEVQPVLEILPLQLLAYEVTIARGQDPDAPRALAKVTETR; encoded by the coding sequence ATGTCGGAGAGCGAGCAGCCCGGTCTGATCATGGCGGGCGAGATGGCGGAGCAGCCGGCGGTGCTGCGGCGCATCCTGCGGGACGGCGCCCCGGGTGTCCGGGAGGTGGCGGCGGCGATCCGCGAGCGGCGGCCACGTTTCGTACTGCTCTCGGCGCGCGGCACGTCCGACCACGCGGCGCTCTACGCGAAGTACCTGCTGGAGATCCGGCGCGGCATGCCGTGCGGCCTGGCCTCCATGTCCACCATCACGGCGTACGGCGCCCGCCCCGACCTCACCGACGTGCTGGTGATCACGGTCAGCCAGTCGGGCGGCTCGCCCGACCTGGTGACCTCCACCCAGGCGGCCAGGGACGCGGGCGCGATCACCCTCGCCGTGACCAACAGCCCGGACTCGCCGCTGGCCGCCGTGTCCGAGTTCCACATCGACGTCCTGGCGGGGCCCGAGAAGGCGCTGCCCGCGACGAAGACGTACACGGCGACCCTGCTGGCGCTCTACCTCTTCGTCGAGGGCCTGGGCGGCGGTGACGGGGTCGCGGCGGCCGTCCTGCCGGACCTCGCCGAGGAGATCCTCAGCCGCAGGGCCGAGGTGCGGACGCTGGCCTCCCGCTACCGCTTCGCCGACCGGATGGTCCTCACCTCCCGCGGCTACGGCTACCCGACGGCCAAGGAGGCGGCGCTGAAGCTCATGGAGACGAGCTACATCCCCGCGCTCGCCTACTCGGGCGCCGACCTGCTGCACGGCCCCCTCGCGATGGTCGACAACATCTCGCCGGTGATCGCCGTCGTACCTGACGGCAAGGGCGGTGAGGTGCTGCGCCCCGTGCTCGACCGGCTGCGCGGCCGGGGCGCCGACCTGGTGGTCATCGGCCCCAAGTGGGAGGTCGAGACGGCGTCCGCCGGATTCGTCCTGCCGACGGACGGCGTCGCCGAGGAGGTGCAGCCGGTCCTGGAGATCCTGCCGCTGCAACTGCTGGCGTACGAGGTCACCATCGCCCGGGGCCAGGACCCGGACGCCCCGCGCGCCCTGGCGAAGGTCACCGAGACCCGCTGA
- a CDS encoding GntR family transcriptional regulator, with the protein MATDGGGTETEGPAATRTARVPKYYRLKRHLLDMTETLPPGTPVPPERTLAAEFDTSRTTVRQALQELVVEGRLERIQGKGTFVAKPKVSQALQLTSYTEDMRAQGLEPTSQLLDIGYVTADDTLAGLLDITAGGRVLRIERLRLASGEPMAIETTHLSAKRFPALRRSLVKYTSLYTALAEVYGVHLAEAEETIETSLATPREAGLLGTDVGLPMLMLSRHSVDADNEPVEWVRSVYRGDRYKFVARLKRPAH; encoded by the coding sequence ATGGCCACGGACGGGGGCGGCACGGAGACCGAGGGACCGGCGGCGACCCGCACGGCGCGCGTGCCCAAGTACTACCGCCTCAAGCGGCACTTGCTGGACATGACAGAGACTCTACCGCCAGGGACCCCGGTTCCGCCGGAACGCACGCTCGCCGCCGAGTTCGACACCTCGCGTACGACCGTGCGGCAGGCGCTCCAGGAGCTGGTGGTCGAGGGCAGGCTCGAACGCATCCAGGGCAAGGGCACGTTCGTCGCCAAGCCGAAGGTGTCGCAGGCCCTGCAACTCACCTCGTACACCGAGGACATGCGGGCCCAGGGCCTCGAACCGACCTCGCAGCTGCTGGACATCGGCTATGTCACCGCCGACGACACCCTGGCCGGGCTGCTCGACATCACCGCGGGCGGCCGGGTGCTGCGGATCGAGCGGCTGCGGCTGGCGAGCGGTGAGCCGATGGCGATCGAGACCACGCATCTGTCGGCCAAGCGCTTTCCCGCGCTGCGCCGCTCGCTGGTCAAATATACGTCTCTCTATACGGCGTTGGCCGAGGTGTACGGGGTCCATCTGGCCGAGGCCGAGGAGACCATCGAGACCTCGCTGGCCACCCCGCGCGAGGCCGGACTGCTCGGCACGGACGTGGGCCTGCCGATGCTGATGCTCTCGCGGCACTCGGTCGACGCGGACAACGAACCGGTCGAATGGGTGCGTTCGGTGTACCGCGGCGACCGGTACAAGTTCGTCGCGCGGCTCAAACGACCCGCCCATTGA